In the genome of Thermodesulfobacteriota bacterium, one region contains:
- the dtd gene encoding D-aminoacyl-tRNA deacylase, whose protein sequence is MRAVVQRVKEARVNVDGQEVGRIGKGLAILIGIAKDDGEVDVEYLVDKVSGLRIFEDEEGKMNLSVIDVKGEILVVSQFTLYGDCRKGRRPSFDQAARPEVAEKLYNLFVERIRERGIRVEVGRFRALMDVHLINWGPVTILLDSGKLF, encoded by the coding sequence ATGAGAGCCGTTGTTCAAAGGGTCAAGGAAGCGAGGGTAAATGTAGATGGCCAGGAAGTAGGAAGGATCGGAAAGGGGCTAGCTATTCTTATCGGCATAGCTAAAGATGATGGGGAAGTGGATGTAGAGTATTTAGTGGATAAAGTATCTGGGCTCAGAATCTTCGAAGACGAAGAGGGCAAGATGAATCTCTCGGTCATAGATGTTAAGGGGGAGATATTGGTTGTTTCTCAGTTTACCCTCTACGGCGACTGCAGAAAGGGAAGGCGCCCTTCATTCGACCAGGCAGCCCGGCCGGAGGTAGCTGAAAAACTATACAATCTCTTTGTGGAAAGGATTAGGGAAAGAGGCATAAGGGTTGAGGTCGGCAGGTTCCGTGCTCTTATGGATGTTCATCTCATCAACTGGGGACCGGTCACTATTTTGCTAGATAGTGGAAAGTTGTTCTAG
- the smpB gene encoding SsrA-binding protein SmpB: protein MEKIVCQNPKAHRDFFLEEKYEAGLELKGSEVKSLREGKASVKESFALIEDGEVFLVNSYIAPYEGANQFNHDPNRSRKLLLHRREINRLIGRTQIKGYTLIPVKIYFKNGRAKVELALAKGKKAYDRREDIKRREAQREMDKAFKKARN from the coding sequence ATGGAGAAGATAGTCTGTCAAAACCCGAAAGCGCATCGGGATTTTTTTCTGGAAGAGAAATACGAAGCTGGGTTAGAACTAAAGGGTTCCGAGGTTAAGTCCCTTCGTGAGGGAAAGGCCAGCGTCAAGGAAAGCTTTGCTTTGATCGAAGACGGTGAGGTGTTTCTGGTAAACAGCTACATTGCACCTTATGAGGGCGCAAACCAGTTTAACCACGACCCAAATAGGAGCAGGAAGCTTCTTCTCCACCGACGGGAGATTAACCGATTGATCGGGAGGACACAGATAAAGGGTTATACCTTAATTCCGGTTAAGATTTATTTCAAAAACGGACGAGCTAAGGTTGAGCTTGCTCTGGCTAAAGGGAAAAAGGCTTATGACAGGCGGGAGGATATAAAACGCCGCGAGGCCCAGAGGGAGATGGACAAGGCGTTTAAAAAGGCCCGTAATTGA
- the treZ gene encoding malto-oligosyltrehalose trehalohydrolase, producing the protein MKIGANYLGNGKCEFIVWAPFLKNVELKIASSADARGTLSSGYIPMKKGESGYWRVIAGDVFPGTLYLYRLDGEKERPDPASHSQPRGVHQPSQVVEHGHFAWEDGLWNGLDISQMIMYELHVGTFTMEGTFDAIIPRLDEFRELGINAIEIMPVAQFPGERNWGYDGVYIYAVHNSYGGPDGLKRLVNECHKKEIAVVLDVVYNHLGPEGNYLWDFGPYFTDKYKTPWGSAVNFDSAYSDEVRNFFIENALYWFKNYHIDALRLDAIHAIFDMSAKHFLEELADRVEEFSEREGRKFYLIAESNLNDARVVRPREIGGYGIDSQWCDDLHHSLHTLLTGEDEGYYIDFGQVDHLVKSLKEGFVYSGQFSAFRKRRHGNSSKDRPGQQFVVFSQNHDQIGNRMLGERLSRLVPFEGLKLAAAVIILSPYVPLLFMGEEYGEEAPFLYFVSHSDPDLIEAVRKGRREEFIEFNWRGEPPDPQCEKTFLKSRINWERRKEGRHKVLLDFYKQLIALRKRIPALRSLSKENLDAWGLEKERVVIMRRWEKGGEGQVLAVFNLNKSDLNLKPFFPEGAWKKVLDSSEQTWSGSGTLLPEKINSMSNDETSRFNMGARSNDEIIIRGLSMALYQREEI; encoded by the coding sequence ATGAAGATCGGTGCTAATTATTTGGGAAATGGAAAGTGCGAGTTTATTGTCTGGGCCCCTTTTCTGAAGAATGTAGAACTAAAGATAGCATCCTCTGCGGACGCTAGAGGGACATTATCTTCGGGTTATATCCCCATGAAGAAAGGTGAGTCAGGATATTGGCGAGTTATAGCCGGGGACGTATTCCCGGGAACGCTCTACCTCTACAGGCTCGATGGAGAGAAGGAGAGGCCGGATCCGGCATCTCATTCTCAACCAAGAGGGGTTCATCAGCCTTCTCAGGTTGTCGAACACGGGCACTTTGCCTGGGAAGACGGGCTTTGGAATGGGTTGGATATTTCCCAGATGATAATGTACGAGTTACATGTAGGGACCTTTACGATGGAAGGAACGTTTGATGCAATAATCCCCAGGCTCGATGAATTCAGGGAATTGGGTATTAACGCTATAGAGATTATGCCTGTGGCCCAGTTTCCGGGAGAGAGAAACTGGGGCTATGACGGAGTGTATATTTACGCCGTCCATAATTCTTACGGCGGGCCCGACGGACTGAAAAGGTTGGTTAACGAATGCCACAAAAAGGAAATCGCAGTGGTGCTCGATGTGGTTTACAACCATCTAGGCCCGGAGGGAAATTATCTCTGGGATTTCGGACCGTATTTTACCGACAAATATAAAACCCCCTGGGGCAGCGCCGTAAACTTCGACAGTGCCTACAGCGATGAGGTCAGAAATTTTTTCATAGAGAACGCTCTATATTGGTTTAAAAACTATCACATCGATGCCCTGCGTCTGGATGCGATTCATGCTATATTCGACATGAGTGCTAAACATTTCCTGGAAGAGCTGGCGGACAGGGTTGAGGAATTTTCCGAAAGGGAGGGAAGGAAATTTTATCTTATAGCCGAGAGCAATTTGAACGATGCCAGAGTTGTAAGGCCGAGAGAAATTGGAGGATATGGAATCGATTCTCAGTGGTGTGATGACCTTCATCACTCTCTTCACACCCTGCTCACCGGGGAGGATGAGGGTTACTATATAGATTTTGGCCAGGTGGACCACCTGGTAAAGTCCTTGAAAGAAGGGTTTGTATATTCCGGCCAATTTTCTGCGTTCAGAAAACGGAGGCACGGAAATTCTTCCAAAGATAGACCGGGCCAGCAATTCGTCGTTTTCTCCCAGAACCATGACCAGATAGGCAATCGTATGCTAGGAGAAAGGCTTTCCAGGCTGGTGCCGTTTGAGGGATTAAAGCTAGCCGCGGCCGTAATTATTCTCTCTCCCTATGTCCCGCTCCTGTTCATGGGGGAAGAGTACGGAGAGGAAGCCCCTTTTCTCTATTTTGTGAGCCACTCCGACCCCGACCTCATCGAAGCGGTGAGAAAGGGCAGAAGGGAGGAATTCATAGAATTTAATTGGCGGGGAGAGCCGCCGGACCCTCAATGCGAGAAGACCTTCCTTAAATCAAGGATAAACTGGGAAAGAAGGAAGGAGGGAAGACATAAAGTCCTTCTCGATTTTTATAAGCAGTTGATAGCGCTCAGGAAGAGGATTCCGGCATTAAGATCTCTCAGTAAAGAAAACCTCGATGCCTGGGGTTTAGAGAAGGAGAGGGTGGTAATCATGCGACGGTGGGAAAAGGGGGGAGAAGGCCAGGTTTTGGCTGTTTTCAACCTGAACAAATCCGACCTAAATCTCAAGCCTTTTTTCCCCGAGGGTGCATGGAAAAAGGTGCTGGACTCATCCGAACAAACATGGAGCGGTTCTGGAACCCTCCTTCCGGAGAAAATAAACTCGATGAGCAATGATGAGACCTCTCGCTTTAATATGGGAGCTCGGTCGAACGATGAAATTATCATAAGAGGGTTAAGCATGGCTCTTTATCAGAGAGAGGAAATTTAG
- a CDS encoding YXWGXW repeat-containing protein: MRQTMLLSTFLMLAPFMLTAGCISSTKEVVEKPVPGPTVVEKEVIVKDQPPIVPTPRVEIRGVPPSPDYVWAPGYWDWNGREWVWISGKWTQLPYPNAVWVPGHWEWNGHEWIWVSGYWRQ; the protein is encoded by the coding sequence ATGCGACAAACGATGTTGCTATCTACTTTTCTGATGCTAGCCCCCTTTATGCTCACCGCCGGTTGTATATCATCGACTAAAGAAGTTGTGGAGAAACCGGTACCTGGACCAACCGTCGTGGAGAAGGAGGTAATAGTGAAGGACCAACCACCTATAGTCCCTACGCCTCGAGTGGAAATCCGCGGTGTGCCACCATCACCGGACTATGTTTGGGCCCCGGGTTACTGGGATTGGAATGGACGTGAATGGGTGTGGATAAGTGGGAAGTGGACTCAGCTTCCCTACCCCAACGCAGTATGGGTGCCCGGTCATTGGGAATGGAATGGGCACGAATGGATATGGGTCTCTGGTTACTGGAGGCAGTGA
- a CDS encoding DUF3536 domain-containing protein — protein sequence MNKYICIHGHFYQPPRENPWLEEIEQQDSAYPYHDWNERITAECYAPNAVSRILDPQGKILGIVNNYSKISFNFGPTLLDWIKEKSPDVHQRILEADQESQKNFSGHGSALAQAYNHMIMPLANSRDKYTQVLWGIKNFEHHFGRTPEGMWLPETAVDLETLEIMAQRGIRFTILSPFQASRVRRIGARAWRDVSGGRIDPKVAYELRLPSGRKISVFFYDGFISRAVAFEGLLSNGENFARRLKNGFSASDDVPQLVHIATDGETYGHHHRFGDMALAYALHHIEHNNLARLTNYGEYLEKHPPANQVEIFENSSWSCAHGIERWRSNCGCNSGGHPAWNQNWRAPLRTALDWLRDTLAPAYQEKVGEYLKDPWKARDDYLDVILDRSTDSVERFLNQHSIRRLSQTEKITVLKLLELQRHAMLMYTSCGWFFDELSGIETVQVIQYAGRVVQLAEELFGNGTESGFLELLEKAKSNIPEHGDGRLVYEKFVKPAVVDWEKLAAHYAVSSLFEEYTERAKIYCYRVEREDFQVFEAGKSKLAFGRVNMTSEITFESAMLTFGILHFGDHNLNGGARKFLGEEIYSSTIEELSNAFKIGDFSEVIRLLDKHFGESTYSIRSLFRDEQRKVLNLLLESTLSEAEAVYRQLYERNALMMRFITSLGIPPPKAFYAAAEFVLNSNLRRAFENLDVDIERVETLLTEAKLEGIALDVQTLEYALRKNIERMTERLLASPDDTSHLRKLDAVLGLTRSLPFGINLWRPQNIYYEILERVYPRFQSLAEQGDEGAREWVNHFRSLGDKLSIRVA from the coding sequence ATGAATAAATACATCTGCATTCATGGGCACTTCTACCAGCCGCCAAGGGAAAACCCATGGCTTGAGGAGATCGAGCAACAGGACTCGGCATATCCATACCACGATTGGAATGAAAGAATTACTGCGGAGTGCTATGCCCCGAATGCAGTCTCACGCATACTCGACCCGCAGGGAAAGATACTGGGAATAGTGAATAACTACTCCAAGATCAGTTTTAACTTCGGGCCAACCCTTCTAGATTGGATAAAAGAAAAATCCCCTGACGTCCATCAAAGGATTCTGGAGGCAGACCAGGAAAGCCAGAAGAACTTCTCCGGACACGGCTCTGCCCTGGCTCAGGCTTACAACCATATGATCATGCCCCTGGCAAACAGTCGAGACAAATACACGCAGGTTTTATGGGGAATCAAGAACTTTGAACATCATTTCGGACGAACCCCGGAGGGAATGTGGCTTCCGGAGACCGCGGTAGACCTGGAAACATTGGAGATCATGGCCCAGCGTGGGATTAGGTTTACCATTCTTTCTCCATTTCAGGCAAGCCGGGTGCGTAGGATAGGCGCCCGGGCCTGGCGGGATGTCAGCGGCGGACGTATAGACCCTAAGGTGGCTTATGAACTGCGCCTCCCTTCCGGCAGGAAGATAAGTGTTTTTTTCTATGACGGTTTTATCTCCCGTGCCGTTGCCTTCGAGGGCTTACTAAGTAACGGTGAAAATTTTGCCCGCCGTCTTAAAAACGGGTTTTCTGCATCGGATGATGTGCCCCAGCTCGTGCATATTGCTACAGACGGGGAGACCTACGGTCATCATCATAGGTTTGGGGATATGGCTCTTGCCTATGCACTCCACCATATAGAACATAACAACCTTGCCCGGCTCACTAATTACGGTGAGTATTTGGAAAAACATCCTCCGGCCAATCAGGTAGAGATATTCGAGAATAGCTCCTGGAGTTGTGCACACGGCATTGAAAGGTGGCGAAGCAACTGCGGGTGTAATTCGGGAGGGCATCCGGCATGGAACCAAAATTGGCGGGCCCCGCTGAGGACAGCCCTTGATTGGTTACGTGACACACTGGCCCCTGCTTATCAGGAAAAAGTAGGAGAGTACCTGAAGGACCCTTGGAAGGCTAGAGATGACTATTTAGACGTAATACTTGATCGTTCTACGGATAGTGTTGAACGATTTCTTAATCAACACTCTATACGCAGGCTCAGTCAGACTGAGAAGATAACCGTACTGAAACTCCTCGAGCTTCAGCGTCATGCCATGCTCATGTACACCAGTTGCGGCTGGTTTTTTGATGAGCTCTCCGGGATTGAAACGGTTCAGGTCATTCAGTATGCAGGGCGTGTGGTTCAACTGGCCGAGGAGTTATTTGGTAACGGTACCGAGTCTGGTTTTCTGGAGTTACTGGAGAAGGCCAAGAGCAATATCCCGGAGCATGGCGACGGCCGTCTGGTCTATGAAAAGTTCGTAAAGCCGGCTGTGGTCGACTGGGAGAAGTTAGCCGCCCACTATGCAGTGAGTTCCTTGTTCGAGGAGTATACGGAGAGGGCAAAGATATATTGTTATAGAGTGGAACGCGAGGACTTCCAGGTGTTTGAGGCCGGAAAGTCAAAACTGGCATTTGGCCGGGTCAATATGACCTCTGAAATAACCTTTGAATCAGCGATGCTGACGTTTGGTATCTTGCACTTCGGGGATCATAACCTAAATGGAGGAGCTCGGAAGTTTCTCGGTGAGGAAATCTACAGCTCTACCATCGAGGAATTGAGTAATGCTTTCAAGATCGGAGACTTCAGCGAGGTCATACGACTCCTGGACAAACACTTTGGGGAATCTACATACTCGATCAGGTCTCTCTTCCGGGATGAACAGCGTAAGGTGTTAAACCTACTGCTGGAATCTACATTATCCGAGGCAGAGGCAGTATATCGTCAGCTCTACGAGCGCAACGCCCTGATGATGCGTTTTATTACCAGCCTGGGTATCCCTCCGCCTAAAGCATTTTACGCCGCTGCCGAGTTCGTCTTGAATAGTAATCTAAGACGGGCGTTCGAGAACCTAGATGTTGACATTGAACGGGTCGAAACTCTGCTAACCGAGGCCAAGTTAGAAGGAATAGCACTCGATGTACAAACCCTGGAGTACGCTCTACGAAAGAATATCGAGCGGATGACCGAACGGTTGCTGGCCAGTCCGGACGACACCTCTCATCTCCGGAAGCTCGACGCGGTCCTGGGCCTCACCCGTTCTCTGCCATTTGGGATTAATCTGTGGAGGCCACAGAATATCTATTATGAAATACTGGAGAGGGTCTATCCCCGGTTTCAAAGCCTGGCTGAGCAAGGCGACGAGGGTGCCAGGGAGTGGGTTAACCATTTTAGGTCTCTTGGGGATAAGCTCTCTATACGGGTTGCCTGA